The following proteins are encoded in a genomic region of Chloracidobacterium sp.:
- a CDS encoding valine--tRNA ligase, which translates to MELAKAYDPKTAETHHYKRWEENGFFKPEINGDPNAETYSIVIPPPNVTGSLHMGHALQHTIMDVLTRRKRMQGFRTLWLPGTDHAGISVQRKVVEQLRKDEGLSPIDIGRDEFIRRAWRWKAEYGNTITEQMRREGASVDWSRERFTMDDDLSSAVRSVFVSLYEEGSIYRGLRIVNWCPKDRTVLSDLEVKEEAKKDGKLYHLRYPVRNGNDREQGTFIVVATTRPETMLGDTAVAVNPNDERYAGLIGKVIELPLTGREIPIIADEYVDTEFGTGAVKITPAHDPNDHAVGERHGLAQILVMDEAGRMNDAAGSDFSGLDRFEAREKVISRFSELGLLEKVEDHEISLPVCERCKTIVEPILSEQWFVKMDGMRDIALEMMAAEGVPHFFPRVPHEKVYTAWLENLKDWTISRQLWWGHQIPAWYDGEGNVYVARSEQEAREKAGGKDLVRDQDVLDTWFSSGLWAFSTFGWTGEITDTADLDAFLPTDVLVTGRDIIFLWVSRMVMLTKKFTGKKPFNDVVVTGTVLGKDGKPMSKSRNNGVDPIEMFDKFGVDATRIYLASIATGADIKWNDLLIETYRNFANKIWNATRFCLLNSEGAAVDAQSLSDADDLADRWIVSKLNRTAKDVNAALEKYEFHTAVSLLYHFFWDDFCDWYIELKKDEITAGDRAATTRILTVIEAALRMLHPFMPYLTEELWLKLPGVSSLMHASAYKDAAPTVMLTSFPSGDDAAIDAAAEAEMSAVIDAIRKVRNIRSEMNISPSVRFTVHIAADEELQKIFKANEPQILKLARAEKLIVAGILDVPKASANAVLTGDAALAVPLEGLIDFDKERERLNGQIAKLGDEKARLDAQLSNENFVARAPADKVEALRTRGSEISSQVDTLRKNLEALG; encoded by the coding sequence ATGGAACTTGCCAAGGCCTACGACCCGAAAACGGCCGAAACGCATCACTACAAGCGTTGGGAAGAGAACGGTTTTTTCAAACCGGAGATCAACGGCGACCCGAACGCCGAAACTTACTCGATCGTCATTCCGCCACCCAATGTTACGGGCAGCCTTCACATGGGGCACGCGCTGCAGCACACCATTATGGATGTGCTTACGCGGCGAAAGCGTATGCAGGGCTTTCGTACCCTCTGGCTTCCGGGAACCGATCATGCGGGCATTTCTGTTCAGCGAAAGGTTGTCGAGCAGCTTCGCAAGGACGAAGGGCTGTCGCCGATAGATATCGGCCGCGACGAATTCATACGACGCGCGTGGCGATGGAAGGCAGAATACGGCAACACGATCACGGAGCAGATGCGTCGCGAAGGAGCGTCGGTCGATTGGTCACGTGAGCGGTTCACAATGGATGATGACCTGTCGAGTGCGGTTCGCAGCGTCTTCGTTTCGCTGTACGAAGAAGGCAGTATCTACCGCGGCCTTCGCATCGTCAACTGGTGCCCGAAGGATAGAACGGTGCTCTCAGACCTTGAAGTAAAGGAAGAGGCGAAAAAAGACGGAAAGTTATATCACCTTAGATATCCTGTACGGAACGGCAATGACAGGGAACAAGGCACGTTCATCGTCGTTGCGACGACACGGCCCGAAACAATGCTCGGTGATACGGCCGTCGCAGTTAATCCGAACGATGAACGCTACGCGGGCTTGATCGGAAAGGTGATCGAACTGCCCCTCACCGGCCGTGAGATACCCATAATTGCTGACGAATATGTCGATACCGAATTCGGCACCGGTGCTGTAAAGATAACTCCCGCACACGACCCGAACGATCACGCGGTCGGTGAGCGTCACGGCCTTGCTCAGATCCTTGTGATGGATGAAGCGGGACGAATGAACGATGCTGCCGGGTCGGATTTCAGCGGGCTTGATCGTTTTGAGGCACGCGAAAAGGTCATTTCGCGCTTCAGCGAACTTGGGCTTCTCGAAAAGGTCGAGGATCACGAGATCTCTTTGCCTGTTTGCGAACGCTGCAAGACCATTGTCGAGCCGATCTTGAGCGAACAATGGTTCGTCAAAATGGATGGTATGCGTGATATCGCACTGGAAATGATGGCGGCAGAAGGCGTTCCGCATTTCTTTCCCCGTGTACCGCACGAGAAGGTTTACACCGCTTGGCTCGAAAATTTGAAGGATTGGACCATTTCGCGTCAGCTTTGGTGGGGGCATCAGATACCTGCGTGGTACGACGGCGAAGGCAATGTTTATGTTGCTCGCAGTGAGCAGGAAGCACGCGAAAAGGCGGGCGGCAAGGATCTCGTGCGGGATCAGGATGTGCTTGATACATGGTTCTCAAGCGGGCTGTGGGCGTTCTCGACATTTGGCTGGACGGGCGAGATCACCGACACGGCGGATCTAGATGCGTTCCTGCCGACCGACGTCCTCGTAACGGGCCGCGACATCATCTTTTTGTGGGTTTCGCGAATGGTGATGCTTACAAAGAAGTTCACCGGAAAGAAGCCGTTCAATGATGTCGTAGTTACGGGAACTGTTCTCGGCAAAGACGGAAAGCCGATGTCGAAATCGCGTAATAACGGCGTCGATCCGATCGAGATGTTCGACAAGTTCGGTGTCGATGCGACACGTATTTACCTCGCGTCGATAGCTACTGGAGCCGATATCAAGTGGAACGATCTGTTGATAGAAACCTATCGGAATTTCGCCAATAAGATCTGGAATGCAACACGGTTCTGCCTGCTTAACAGCGAAGGAGCTGCGGTCGATGCCCAAAGCCTTTCTGATGCCGATGACCTTGCAGACCGATGGATAGTGTCAAAGCTGAATCGGACGGCAAAAGATGTGAACGCCGCGCTTGAGAAGTACGAGTTTCATACCGCTGTATCGCTGTTGTATCACTTCTTTTGGGACGATTTTTGCGATTGGTACATCGAGCTGAAAAAGGACGAGATAACTGCGGGCGACAGGGCAGCAACGACACGCATATTGACCGTGATCGAGGCGGCGCTGCGAATGCTTCACCCGTTCATGCCGTATCTTACTGAAGAACTTTGGCTTAAGCTGCCCGGCGTTTCGAGCTTGATGCATGCCTCTGCATACAAAGATGCTGCCCCGACAGTGATGCTGACATCATTTCCCTCCGGAGATGATGCGGCGATCGACGCAGCGGCAGAGGCGGAGATGTCCGCTGTCATCGATGCCATAAGAAAGGTTCGCAATATCCGGAGTGAGATGAATATCTCGCCGTCCGTGCGTTTTACGGTTCATATAGCGGCTGACGAGGAATTGCAGAAGATATTCAAGGCGAATGAGCCGCAGATATTAAAGCTCGCCCGTGCCGAAAAGCTCATTGTGGCGGGTATTCTCGATGTTCCGAAAGCGTCGGCAAACGCTGTTCTGACTGGCGACGCAGCCCTTGCCGTACCGCTTGAGGGGCTTATAGACTTCGACAAGGAGCGGGAACGGCTCAATGGGCAGATCGCGAAACTTGGTGACGAAAAGGCTCGCCTAGACGCACAGCTATCGAACGAGAATTTTGTTGCGCGTGCTCCCGCAGACAAGGTCGAGGCTTTACGCACGCGCGGTTCAGAGATATCATCGCAGGTCGATACTCTAAGGAAGAATCTGGAGGCGTTGGGTTAA
- the nadC gene encoding carboxylating nicotinate-nucleotide diphosphorylase: MNWLENGEVLSAIGQFLAEDIGRGDITTSSTVPSDTRGFGKFLAKEYLVLCGLDVAEAVFFQLDPDSSEIETTYNEGDEIEEGVVFGTLKGYADVLLVGERTALNLIQRMSGIATLTRAYVKAVEGTNAKIVDTRKTTPGLRVLEKYAVTVGGGKNHRMGLDDGVLIKDNHIALAGGITEAVKAAKAAVGHLHKIEVEITNWAQLREAIEAGAEIVMLDNQTPEEAAKLVQMARNMDPRVLIEASGGMDLDRVRSFAEAGVDLISVGRLTHSARAVDISFKIQIG; encoded by the coding sequence ATGAATTGGCTCGAGAACGGAGAAGTTCTCTCCGCAATAGGACAGTTTTTGGCCGAGGACATCGGTCGCGGCGACATTACAACATCTTCTACCGTGCCGTCCGACACGCGCGGCTTCGGCAAATTCCTTGCGAAAGAGTATCTGGTGCTTTGCGGGCTGGATGTTGCCGAGGCGGTGTTCTTTCAGCTCGATCCGGACAGCAGCGAGATCGAGACGACCTACAACGAGGGCGATGAGATCGAGGAAGGTGTGGTTTTCGGCACGCTGAAGGGCTACGCCGACGTGCTGCTTGTGGGCGAGAGAACGGCGCTCAACCTGATACAGCGTATGAGCGGTATTGCGACGCTGACACGTGCATACGTAAAGGCGGTCGAAGGCACGAATGCAAAGATCGTTGATACGCGAAAGACCACGCCGGGGCTTCGTGTGCTTGAGAAATACGCAGTGACCGTCGGCGGCGGAAAGAATCATCGCATGGGTCTTGATGACGGTGTTCTGATCAAAGATAACCACATCGCTCTTGCGGGCGGCATCACAGAGGCGGTCAAGGCTGCGAAGGCGGCAGTCGGCCATCTGCATAAGATCGAGGTCGAGATAACCAATTGGGCGCAATTGCGTGAGGCGATAGAGGCAGGGGCCGAGATCGTCATGCTTGATAATCAGACGCCGGAAGAGGCCGCAAAGCTTGTTCAGATGGCACGAAATATGGATCCCCGCGTGCTGATCGAAGCCTCGGGAGGTATGGATCTGGATCGTGTGCGTTCTTTTGCGGAGGCAGGAGTCGATCTTATATCTGTCGGCCGCTTGACCCATTCAGCACGGGCTGTCGATATATCATTCAAGATCCAGATCGGCTGA
- a CDS encoding CPBP family intramembrane metalloprotease — translation MSDITAAFFNGSGRLRSGWRAVVFILLFVFSSVSVNALLLAAGGTALSVFPLSLIVNAASSLVLALILGSLCGKYLEGLPLASIGIPFTRTGLRNLVHGSILGAATLSLAVLIAFAGRGTDHSLTTASTLDLADSIFTSFLIFGVAAAFEEALFRGYVLQTLARSGFAWTAIALTAIFFGMIHIANPGATLLSTTNTILAGVWFGLAYLRTRDLWFVWGLHFMWNWMQGSIFGVEVSGLTALTPYPLLHEIDNGPEWLTGAAYGLEGGVACTLAIIVSILYIILVKPRKALTAEADHARTSADLDLE, via the coding sequence ATGAGCGATATTACAGCCGCATTTTTCAATGGATCAGGCCGTCTCCGCAGCGGCTGGCGTGCGGTTGTTTTTATTCTTTTGTTCGTATTTTCTTCCGTGTCGGTTAACGCTCTGCTCTTGGCCGCGGGCGGTACGGCACTATCCGTCTTCCCATTATCACTGATAGTGAACGCGGCCTCGTCGCTTGTCCTTGCCCTGATCTTGGGGTCTCTGTGCGGCAAATATCTCGAAGGCTTGCCGCTCGCATCCATCGGCATTCCTTTTACACGAACAGGTCTGCGAAACCTCGTTCACGGGAGCATTCTCGGCGCGGCAACTCTTTCACTAGCTGTGCTGATCGCGTTTGCCGGCCGAGGCACGGATCATTCGCTGACAACTGCTTCGACGCTCGATCTGGCCGACTCTATTTTCACTTCCTTCCTTATCTTCGGCGTGGCCGCGGCATTCGAAGAAGCACTTTTTCGCGGATATGTACTGCAAACCCTTGCGAGGAGCGGCTTTGCGTGGACGGCAATCGCATTAACGGCGATATTTTTCGGGATGATTCATATCGCCAATCCCGGTGCGACATTGCTGTCAACGACCAACACGATACTTGCGGGCGTGTGGTTCGGCCTTGCGTATCTCAGAACGCGCGACCTTTGGTTCGTTTGGGGACTGCACTTTATGTGGAACTGGATGCAGGGATCGATCTTCGGCGTTGAAGTAAGCGGGCTGACCGCATTAACGCCTTATCCGCTGCTTCACGAGATCGATAACGGACCGGAATGGTTGACCGGCGCCGCTTACGGCCTCGAAGGCGGCGTCGCATGTACGCTCGCGATCATCGTGTCTATCCTGTATATAATTTTGGTAAAGCCCCGCAAGGCGCTGACCGCTGAAGCAGATCATGCGCGAACATCAGCCGATCTGGATCTTGAATGA
- a CDS encoding HAMP domain-containing protein encodes MTEKARKKRGVPWITGIAVLFLFVLLFLLQSSNLWKNLSIETSSDLVLLYGLSALNFFALVIFGFILLRSIVKLIRERKALVLGSQIKTRLFLYFILVSILPIFAMATFSYLFMNRALERWFTQIPENVIRETRDLQTRTVIDRFAKLDETTRMLATLISEDKVSGEEFLAIARAGNLSFIGILKKDGNYAANYRRPMPAEQTQRLDELLAKVSPVGGSDIPEASDGREFDLARARLPNGSSLIVVPDEYSETSVSQIVDNSLTEFEQLKQKQITIRQVGLLTLGVLTFLLIFASSWIAFYIARGVTQPIKALAIGADEIAHGNLSHRVEVLAEDELAMLVDAFNAMSEKLEQNAGELAARRRYIEAVLEALPTGVISFGGDGRLSTVNQAAARMFHIEGKDAAGKLPLDILFPEHNEIVTRLITRARRTGFASEQAVFDQESNDNGSTEMVVSLAASPLPDNSGTVLVAEDLSELIAAQRASAWQEVARRMAHEIKNPLTPIQLSAERIAKRFSSEKVNDVAVKGTLDSVVHESTETILREVFSLKMMVDEFSRFARLPEPVIVQGSLSDVIRRAIASFEGLSPGVEIAFSEIGEIPEIMLDGEQIKRVFTNIIENSLESFSVEQTARSINVTARHDKARGLVVTEVVDNGRGIELRDLPRLFQPYFSTKGRGTGLGLAIVNRIVAEHKGRIFASANDGKGAKFTIELPAILDA; translated from the coding sequence ATGACGGAGAAAGCGCGGAAGAAGCGAGGTGTGCCATGGATAACGGGCATTGCGGTACTCTTTCTGTTCGTACTGCTATTCCTCCTTCAGTCATCGAACCTTTGGAAGAACCTTTCGATCGAGACATCGAGCGACCTCGTCCTGCTTTACGGCCTGTCAGCACTGAATTTTTTCGCACTCGTGATCTTTGGCTTTATCCTGCTACGAAGCATCGTGAAGCTGATACGGGAGCGGAAAGCTCTGGTTCTTGGTTCACAGATAAAGACTCGGCTTTTCCTATATTTCATTCTCGTCAGTATCCTGCCGATCTTCGCGATGGCTACGTTCTCGTATCTCTTTATGAACAGGGCACTTGAGCGTTGGTTCACGCAGATCCCCGAGAATGTCATACGCGAAACGCGCGACCTTCAGACGCGGACCGTGATCGACCGCTTTGCAAAGCTGGATGAAACGACGCGTATGCTCGCAACACTCATCAGCGAGGACAAAGTCTCGGGAGAGGAATTCCTTGCGATCGCACGCGCCGGAAATCTTAGTTTCATAGGCATCCTAAAAAAGGACGGCAACTACGCTGCAAATTACCGCAGGCCGATGCCGGCCGAGCAGACGCAACGGCTCGACGAGCTTTTGGCAAAGGTCAGTCCTGTCGGCGGCAGCGATATTCCCGAGGCAAGCGACGGCCGAGAATTCGATCTTGCACGGGCGCGGCTTCCGAACGGCAGTTCGCTGATCGTCGTTCCTGATGAGTATTCAGAGACCAGCGTGAGTCAGATCGTTGATAATTCGCTGACCGAATTCGAGCAGCTTAAGCAAAAGCAGATCACTATACGGCAAGTCGGCCTTTTGACGCTTGGCGTGCTGACATTTCTTTTGATCTTCGCATCGTCGTGGATCGCTTTCTACATAGCAAGGGGCGTTACGCAGCCGATAAAAGCTCTTGCGATCGGGGCCGACGAGATAGCGCATGGGAACCTGAGCCATCGTGTCGAGGTTCTGGCCGAGGATGAACTCGCAATGCTCGTCGATGCATTCAACGCGATGTCCGAAAAACTAGAGCAGAATGCGGGGGAATTAGCGGCTCGGCGCAGGTATATCGAAGCTGTCCTTGAGGCATTGCCGACCGGCGTCATCTCGTTCGGCGGCGACGGGCGTTTGAGTACGGTCAATCAGGCGGCGGCAAGGATGTTTCATATCGAGGGCAAAGATGCCGCCGGCAAACTGCCACTTGACATTCTGTTTCCTGAGCATAATGAGATCGTTACCCGACTTATTACCAGGGCTCGCCGAACGGGTTTCGCATCCGAGCAAGCGGTCTTCGATCAGGAATCCAACGACAACGGCAGCACCGAAATGGTCGTGTCGCTGGCGGCGAGTCCGCTGCCTGATAACAGCGGCACTGTGCTCGTAGCCGAGGATCTTTCAGAGCTTATCGCAGCACAGCGTGCTTCGGCATGGCAGGAGGTCGCCCGCCGAATGGCTCATGAGATCAAGAATCCGCTTACGCCGATACAACTCTCTGCCGAGCGTATCGCAAAGCGGTTTTCGAGTGAGAAGGTGAATGACGTCGCGGTGAAAGGAACATTGGACAGCGTTGTTCATGAAAGTACCGAGACGATCCTGCGCGAGGTCTTTTCGCTGAAGATGATGGTCGATGAATTTTCGCGATTCGCACGCCTTCCCGAACCGGTGATCGTGCAGGGCAGCCTTTCAGATGTGATACGACGGGCGATAGCGTCATTTGAGGGGCTCTCGCCGGGAGTTGAGATCGCATTTTCGGAGATCGGCGAGATACCTGAGATAATGCTTGATGGTGAGCAAATAAAACGCGTGTTTACAAATATCATCGAAAATTCGCTTGAGTCGTTCTCAGTTGAGCAAACGGCGCGGTCGATCAATGTTACCGCACGGCATGATAAGGCGCGCGGGTTGGTTGTTACCGAAGTGGTTGACAATGGGCGCGGGATCGAGCTGCGTGATCTGCCGAGGCTCTTTCAGCCGTATTTTTCTACAAAGGGGAGAGGCACCGGATTGGGCCTTGCGATCGTGAACCGGATCGTCGCCGAACACAAAGGCCGCATTTTTGCTTCCGCTAACGATGGAAAAGGGGCTAAATTTACCATTGAATTGCCCGCAATACTCGATGCATAA
- a CDS encoding sigma-54-dependent Fis family transcriptional regulator, which yields MHNSVLIVDDERGIRDTLMGVLADEGFEVQAAASGEAGLEAARTGQFSCVLLDIWLGDGMDGLQTLDAMRGEGIDAAVVMISGHGNIETAVRATKLGAFDFIEKPLSLERTVLTVKNAIRQRRLELTNAQLQSELAERYEMVGDSIAMRALRKQISIVAPTDGRVLISGESGSGKELVARAIHARSKRSGAAFVEINSAALPEELVESELFGYSKGAFSGATKAKKGKFEVADGGSIFLDEIGDMSARVQAKMLRVLEEQRFEPIGSNIPVTVDVRVISATNKPLDSLIENGNFRSDLFYRLNVIPFQVPPLRERSEDVPALLTHFSRRYCADYGKAAKEFTDGVVERLKEYAWPGNVRELKNLVERIVILSDRETITEDDLPTLENKYEPAAATFRFESFKDATEAYQREFIQHKLAQFNGNVQKAAEDMGVDRSHLYRRMRYLGIK from the coding sequence ATGCATAACTCAGTTCTTATAGTTGATGACGAGCGAGGCATCCGCGATACGCTAATGGGCGTGCTGGCGGACGAGGGCTTTGAGGTGCAAGCCGCCGCGTCGGGCGAAGCCGGCCTTGAAGCCGCTCGGACCGGTCAATTTTCGTGCGTCCTGCTCGATATTTGGCTCGGCGACGGAATGGACGGCCTTCAAACGCTGGACGCGATGAGAGGCGAAGGCATCGACGCCGCGGTCGTTATGATATCCGGGCACGGCAATATAGAAACGGCGGTCAGAGCAACAAAGCTTGGAGCGTTCGACTTTATTGAAAAGCCGCTGAGCCTGGAACGCACTGTCCTGACGGTGAAAAATGCTATTCGCCAGCGGCGCCTTGAGCTTACCAATGCTCAGCTGCAAAGCGAGCTTGCCGAGCGGTACGAGATGGTCGGCGATTCGATCGCAATGCGGGCGCTGCGTAAGCAGATATCTATTGTGGCGCCGACCGACGGCCGGGTGCTTATCTCAGGCGAAAGCGGCTCTGGAAAGGAACTCGTCGCTCGTGCCATCCACGCAAGGTCAAAACGCAGCGGTGCGGCATTTGTTGAGATAAATTCTGCAGCATTGCCGGAGGAACTTGTCGAATCAGAATTGTTCGGCTACTCGAAAGGTGCATTTTCCGGTGCGACAAAGGCAAAGAAAGGGAAATTCGAGGTTGCCGACGGCGGTTCGATCTTTCTCGACGAGATCGGAGATATGTCAGCGAGGGTTCAGGCAAAGATGCTTCGCGTACTCGAAGAGCAGCGTTTCGAACCTATCGGCAGCAATATTCCGGTAACTGTGGATGTGCGGGTTATCTCAGCGACGAACAAGCCGCTCGACTCCTTGATCGAGAATGGGAATTTTCGTTCTGACCTCTTTTATCGCTTGAACGTGATCCCGTTCCAAGTGCCGCCGCTGCGTGAGCGAAGCGAAGATGTTCCGGCCTTGCTGACCCACTTCAGCCGACGATACTGTGCGGATTACGGCAAAGCAGCAAAAGAATTCACGGATGGTGTGGTCGAGCGCCTGAAGGAGTACGCATGGCCCGGCAACGTCCGGGAATTAAAGAATCTGGTTGAGCGGATCGTCATTTTGTCCGACAGGGAAACGATAACCGAAGATGATCTGCCGACGCTTGAGAATAAATACGAGCCTGCGGCGGCGACATTCAGATTTGAGTCTTTCAAGGATGCGACCGAGGCATATCAGCGCGAGTTCATCCAGCACAAGCTGGCTCAGTTCAACGGTAATGTGCAAAAGGCTGCGGAGGACATGGGCGTCGATCGCAGCCATTTGTATCGAAGGATGCGCTATCTAGGCATCAAATGA
- a CDS encoding M3 family metallopeptidase, with product MKRSRSFYTASALLAAAAIILLMSFERTPSTHAAEAPQNPLLQKWTGPYGGVPPFDKVRLEDFKPALEAAMAENLAEVAAIANDPAKPTFENTIAAMEKTGRTLDRVSTIYGIWSSSKNNDAFSAIEEEMEPKLAAFSSQVYQNAALFKRIEAVYNAQLKSKKIPGEQRRLTWVYYTNFVRSGAKLYERQKARLSEINQRLAGLFTKFSQNLLGDESNLWLELKTEADLAGLSPELRSAYASAARSKKVNALGIVRNTRSAIEPFLTYSDRRDLREKAFRLFANRGDNGDARDNNAVISQILQLRAERAKMLGYQTHAHWRVENAMAKTPENAMKLMEAVWPAAVARVHDEVADMQKLADKEGANITIEPWDYRYYMEKVRKDRYDLDQDEVKQYLQLDKVRDAMFWVAGEVFGLKFTPVSNIPVFDPDMSVYEVTNKATGKHVGLWYFDPYARDGKRSGAWMNAYRNQERVAGEVTTIVSNNSNFVKGEAGQPVLLSWDDASTMFHEFGHALHGLSSNVTYPMLSGTNVARDYVEFPSQLLERWLATPQVLNKFMVHYRTGKPIPQSLVDKIKKAGTFNQGFATVEYLSSALVDMKLHLAGDRKIDPDAFERETLTEIGMPKEIVMRHRLPQFGHLFQSDGYSAGYYSYLWSDVLSADAYEAFTEAGGPYDKTVGAKMVKYIFSVGNTIDPADAYRKFRGRDPKVEALMRARGFPVAKD from the coding sequence ATGAAAAGATCGAGATCGTTTTATACCGCATCGGCATTGCTCGCCGCTGCGGCAATTATTCTACTTATGAGTTTTGAACGAACGCCGTCGACACACGCGGCCGAGGCACCGCAGAATCCGCTGTTGCAGAAATGGACCGGCCCCTACGGAGGAGTGCCGCCGTTCGATAAAGTCCGCTTGGAAGACTTCAAGCCCGCACTTGAGGCTGCGATGGCCGAGAATCTCGCTGAGGTTGCCGCCATTGCAAATGATCCTGCGAAACCGACTTTCGAGAATACGATCGCGGCAATGGAAAAAACAGGCCGCACGCTTGACCGCGTTTCAACGATCTACGGTATTTGGTCAAGCAGCAAAAATAATGACGCGTTCAGTGCGATCGAGGAGGAAATGGAGCCGAAACTCGCCGCCTTTTCCTCACAGGTCTACCAGAACGCCGCTCTTTTCAAAAGGATCGAGGCAGTTTATAACGCCCAGCTCAAGAGCAAGAAAATTCCCGGCGAGCAGCGCCGCCTGACATGGGTCTATTACACGAACTTTGTACGCTCGGGTGCCAAACTTTATGAGCGGCAAAAGGCGAGGCTTTCGGAGATCAATCAACGGCTTGCGGGCCTTTTTACCAAGTTCAGTCAAAACTTGCTCGGCGATGAGTCGAACCTTTGGCTCGAGCTGAAGACCGAAGCCGATCTCGCCGGGCTTTCACCAGAGCTTCGTTCCGCATACGCGTCGGCGGCACGTTCAAAAAAGGTCAATGCTCTCGGCATTGTGCGGAACACACGCTCGGCTATCGAGCCTTTCCTGACCTATTCAGACCGCCGCGACCTGCGAGAAAAGGCCTTCCGCCTTTTTGCGAACCGCGGCGATAACGGTGATGCTCGTGATAATAACGCCGTTATCTCACAGATCCTTCAGCTTCGAGCCGAAAGGGCAAAAATGCTCGGCTATCAGACCCATGCACATTGGCGCGTCGAAAATGCAATGGCAAAGACGCCCGAGAATGCGATGAAACTGATGGAGGCGGTTTGGCCGGCCGCCGTGGCCCGCGTTCATGATGAGGTCGCGGATATGCAGAAGCTTGCGGATAAGGAAGGAGCGAACATCACGATCGAACCGTGGGACTATCGCTACTATATGGAAAAGGTTCGAAAGGATCGCTACGACCTGGATCAGGATGAGGTCAAACAGTATTTGCAGCTCGACAAGGTTCGCGACGCGATGTTCTGGGTCGCCGGTGAGGTCTTTGGCCTAAAATTCACGCCTGTCAGCAACATACCTGTTTTTGATCCCGATATGTCGGTTTACGAGGTTACGAACAAGGCGACCGGTAAACACGTCGGGCTTTGGTACTTCGATCCCTACGCCCGTGACGGCAAGCGTTCAGGAGCGTGGATGAACGCCTACCGCAATCAAGAGCGCGTCGCAGGCGAGGTTACAACGATCGTCTCGAATAACTCGAACTTCGTAAAAGGCGAGGCCGGACAGCCCGTACTTCTCTCATGGGATGATGCTTCGACGATGTTCCACGAATTCGGCCACGCACTCCACGGCCTTTCCTCAAATGTTACTTATCCGATGCTTTCCGGCACGAATGTAGCCCGCGATTATGTAGAGTTTCCTTCGCAGCTTCTCGAGCGTTGGCTCGCAACGCCGCAGGTGCTAAATAAATTCATGGTGCATTACCGCACCGGCAAGCCGATCCCGCAGTCACTCGTTGATAAGATCAAGAAAGCAGGAACGTTCAACCAGGGATTTGCCACGGTCGAGTATCTTTCCAGCGCCCTTGTGGATATGAAATTGCACCTTGCGGGCGACAGGAAGATCGACCCTGACGCGTTCGAGCGTGAGACGCTCACCGAGATCGGTATGCCGAAGGAGATAGTTATGCGCCACCGGCTGCCGCAATTCGGACATCTTTTTCAAAGCGACGGATATTCGGCAGGATATTACAGTTATCTGTGGTCTGACGTCCTTTCGGCGGATGCCTATGAGGCATTTACCGAAGCAGGCGGGCCGTATGACAAAACGGTCGGGGCAAAAATGGTGAAGTACATTTTCTCGGTCGGCAATACTATCGATCCGGCTGACGCCTATCGCAAATTCCGCGGCCGCGACCCGAAGGTCGAAGCTCTAATGCGTGCCCGAGGATTTCCTGTCGCTAAGGACTGA